The following are encoded in a window of Nitrososphaerales archaeon genomic DNA:
- a CDS encoding PIN domain-containing protein, which translates to MIFLDSSFLVAFGVDGDANHSRSVEVMRDIVNSAYGPPVISDYVFDETTTVTFLRTKELKKARVVGDAMLKAFRMLKVDDEVFRRAWQEFRSQKGTRYSFTDSTTVELMRQNNIRNIATFDREFRGYRELVVVGE; encoded by the coding sequence ATGATCTTCCTCGATTCGAGCTTTCTGGTCGCTTTCGGGGTCGATGGCGACGCTAACCACTCCAGGTCAGTGGAAGTGATGCGCGACATCGTCAATTCAGCTTATGGTCCCCCGGTGATTTCAGATTATGTCTTCGACGAGACCACAACGGTGACCTTCCTGAGAACCAAGGAACTCAAGAAGGCAAGGGTGGTTGGCGACGCCATGCTGAAAGCTTTCCGCATGTTGAAGGTTGATGATGAAGTATTCCGAAGGGCATGGCAGGAGTTCAGAAGTCAGAAGGGAACAAGATACAGCTTCACGGATTCCACCACAGTCGAGCTGATGCGGCAGAACAACATCAGGAACATAGCGACATTTGATAGGGAGTTCCGAGGTTACAGGGAGTTGGTCGTTGTAGGAGAGTAG